Part of the Polyangiaceae bacterium genome, CGACGTCAGCTCGTCTCCCTGGAAGACAGACCAGACGCGCCGCGTGATGGTGGGAGCTCCACAGAGTCCCGAATTTCGGGTTGAGCGGAGCGCCATGACAACCTCGACCACGCCTTCCGCTGGTCGGATCTGCCGGGGGCCGGATTCCAAGGTCTACGTCAACCGCGCCAGCGCCTTCACCGGCGTAACGTCGACCAACCCGCAACACACCGTGTCACCGACAGCGCTCACTGCGGGCGCCACCATCGAGCTCTGGGTCGGTCCGTCCGGGTCGGGACTCTGCGACAACACGCCCGTGACTCCGACGATTCAAGCTCAGTAGACCGATCCTGCCAGCCACCTGCCCGCGACCGCATGACCGGTCGCCGAGACGGCTGGGGCGACTAATCGAGTGTGCTGGGAGCCATGGTGCTCGTGCGCTCGCCGAGCGTCGAACGATCGCCTTGCTCGGACTAGCCTCCGGCGACCTTGCCGGCAATCGAAGCGGTCGCGCGTGCCAGGTGATCGAGCGCGTCCTCCTGAAAATCGAACACCGTCCTCCGCGCCAGGACCCGCCCGCCACGCACCTCGACCCAGACTTCGCCGGCTCGGCTCACGGTCTCCCGCAGCGCGTCGTCGAGCCAAACCCGACACAGGGCGGGGTCGGAGGACTCGACCACGAAGACGAGGTCGAAGACTGGATCCCCGGTCATGACCGGCGACTTGCTCGCGAGCCAGCTCGGCGGCTTCGGATGGATGCTCATCATGAAGCCCTCCGGATGCTGCACGGCGGCCGTGGCGAAGACCTCGTGCTTGCGCCCGGCACGGACCTCCACGCGTTGGCCGTCGATTTCGACCAAGATCGCGCACGACACGCCGGGCCAGTTCGGCTCGACTCGAAGCTCGCCACCCATGCGCGCGGCAGCGGCGCTCCAGATCCGCTGCCTCCTCTTGTCGTGCCAGCGCAAGACCGCGACGAAACCCGCGAGCGAGGAGACCAGCAGGGCGGTGACTCCAAAGACTTCGAGCAACGTCCTCACCAGCACCGCCTCAATCTGCCCCGAGCCCCATCGGCCCGCCGAGCTTCGCACGAGCGCTGCCTGGCCGGGACACGCAATCGCGATGGTGTGAAGGCCGCGTGCTCGGGCGGCTGGCACTGCTCGATCTGGGGTGACCGAGCGATGGTCGCCTGCAACTAGCGGACGGAGCGGGCTACTTCGCCTTGCCGACCCGATCGCCCTTGAGCCATGTGTACTCCTTCATCACCTCGCTCTTGCCGTCGCGAGTGACCGGTACGTCCTGGAAGATCGGCTCGATGCCCCAGCTCTTCTCGAACAGCGGGCCGTCCTGGAGCTGGAAGTGCAGGTGCGGCTCGCTGGAGTTGCCGGAGTTCCCGCACGAGCCCAGCACCGCGCCGCGCTTCACCTTCTGGCCGACCTTGACCCGGATCTTGCCGGGGATCAGGTGCGCGTAGAGCGAGAACGACCCTTCTGCGTGCTTCAGGATCACCTCGTTGCCGGGGGCGACGTAGCGGTTCATCTCGCCGGGTGCGTTCTCGGGCACGCCGTCGATGACGGTGTGCACCACGCCGTCGGCGACGGCGAGGATCTCCTTGCCGTAGGCGAAGTAGTCTTCGTTCTTCTTGCCGTCGCCGCGGTGGGTCTTGCCGGCGTTGTCGGCGACGAGCAGGTCGGCCGCGCGGCGCTGGCTCGGGTGATCGACGTGCTGGTTGAGCTCCACGCGGTCGCCGCCCCAGGCCACCAGCCACTGCCCCGCGAACGGCAGGCCGAGCGCCGCGGCGCTCTTCGCCACGGGCGGGGCCGGAGCTGGCGGCTCCTTGAAGAACAGGCCTGCGATGCGTCCTTCGCTGTCGATCGTGACGCTGAGGTGCCACTCTCCGCGCTCGGCGCGAGCGCGATACAACCCGGTGCGCTCCGAGCTGCCCTGTTGGAGCTTCTCGACACCGAGGATCTTGCCCTTGGCCGCGAAGAGCTGCTCGCGGACCGACTTGGCCTTGTCCTCGGGGATGGCCTCGCGCATCCGTGGGTCGAACGACGCGAACAGCGCCTTGGCGTCGCCCGCGTTGAAGTGCTCCACCACCTTGGCGCTGACGGCATCGACCCCGGCGAGCGCGGCGATCGCCGGGGCCTTCGGCTCCGGGCAAGCGGGCGGGGCCGGGCAGACCCGCGCCGCCGCCGGCGGTTCGGCGGGTCTGTCGGGCGCGCAGGCGAAGGTCGCGGCGGCGAGCAGGATCGACAGCGGAGACAGAGTCCCGAATCTCAGGCTGAGTGGCACGCGAAGATCGCATGACACGCGATCTGTGAGCTTCTCGGCCGCCATCAGCTCGCCCAGCGTCGCACGACCGCCTTGCTCGGGCTAGCCTCCGGGCTTCGAGCAACTTGCTTCAGTGGCCGCGGGGGCGACATCGAACGCCAGGGCCAACCCGACGTGCGCTCTCGGCGGGCGCGGGTCGAAGCCCAACTGAGGCCTCATCGGCTGCCCGGTGCGTCAGTGGCGATCGCCAGCGGCGAAAACGCCGTCGCCACCTCCGAATCTGGATGATCAAGCCTAAAATCGGGGCGGACGCCGCGGGCACGCCGGATGCAATTGCCCCGGCTCGTGTCCACGAAGCTCTTCCTCCTCTCGCTCACCGTCATCGCGTGCTCCAGCGGCCCCTCGCAGAACGGCGTGCCCGACGCCGGCGTCCAAGTCGAGGTCGGCGCGCGCTCGGAGCCGCTCCCGCCCACCGGATTTGCCCGCCACGCATCCGGCGAGCTCGTCGCCTTCGACCCCGCCACGGGGCGCGAGCTGGCGCGCCGGCCCCTCGGCTTCGAGATCGTCGATCTCGAGTGGGACGAGCGAACCCGGCGCGTGCTGGTGACGGGCGCCGAGGGATTCGACGTCGAGGGCAGTCGCGTTCACGCGCTCGCGTTCGACGGCACCGACTTCACCCACGAGGCGAGCTCCGATGTCTTCCCCGGGGAGGTTCGCGTAATCGCGTCACCCGCGCGCGTGCTGGTGATCGGAGGGGAGGTCGGCAGCGACTGGCACGAGCTCGACGACGACCTTGGCGTGGTCGGCACGAGCGGGGCGCTGCCACAGCCGTTGCTCGTCGCGGAGCCCGACGCGGACTCCGTGCTCGCGCTCAGGCGTGCAGCGCACGCGGATCTCGTCTACCGGGTCAGCGGCTTCGCCGCGGGCTGGGCCAGCGCCGAGCTCGCCCTGCCTCGCTCGGCGCCCGAGCGCGCCGCTCTCTTGGCCAGGGCCGGCGAGCGCGCGTGGCTCCTGAGGCGAGGGGACGAACCGGAGGGGTTCGCGGTCGCGAGTCTGGAGACCGCCGGCAGCCTCGGGTCCGGGAGCTTCCGGCCGGTCCCTGGCAGCTGCGGGCTCGGCGTGCCGCGCTCAGTCGGCGTGGACGCTTCGGGTGGCGCGCTGGTCACCGTCACCGGCGCGGCGCTCGACCGGCTGGCCGTGGTCCCGACTTCACCGGGCGCGACCACGCGCTGCGCGGAGCTCGGAGCGACGCTCGCCCGAGCCGAGGAATGGGTGCCTCGAAACCTGCTCGTGGAGCGCGGCGGACGGCGAGCGTGGGTGGCCACCGAAGCGGGCGTGGAGTCGTTCGCGCTGGAGGCTTCCGTCGAGAGAGTCCGGAGCTTCGCCGGCGTCGAGCTCCGAGCGCCGATGGCGCTCGCGCGTTAGACGCATGCTCTAGTTACACTTCACGACCGGGGCGACCGGCGTGAAGGTCTTCGTCTTCTTCGGCGCGCAAGCGTTCACGCTCAGACAGCCGACGGCCGAGGTGCTGGTCTGGAAACAAGCCTGGCCCGCGCCGCACGCCGGGGTGCACGCGCTGGCCGCCACCTGGGCCACGGACGTGCGCTTGAAGCAGCCCTGGCTCGCGCTGCACGCCTGCGAGCAGCTGCTCGCAGGAAGCTCGGCGATATTGTCGAGATCCACGAGCGCGTTGTCGAGCGCCGTCTTGATCTGGGCGTAGGTCTGGTTCAGCTTGCTCGCGCTGCTGGGCTCCGCCACACACAGGAACTTCGAGCGACCACAGATGTCCTGGGTCTCGCAGCCGGGATTGGCAGGGCCGGCCGCCTTGAGCTGGTCGTCACCGAAGAGCGGCACGCCGCCCACCATCACCAGCCGCACGTCCTTGGGCCGCGCGGCCACGATCGCGTCGTAGGGCTTGGTGACGTCTCCGCCCACGACGAACAGGTCCGCCTTCAGGTTCGGCGCGATGCTGCCGAGCACGGCGCTGAGGCCCAGCGCAGACGCGCCGTTCTTGGTGGCCATCTGCACGATCTGCTTGGTGGTGATCTTGTCGCCCCAGCGCGTGTTGTCCCAGTTGTCGGCGAAGCGCAGCTCGTCGAGCATGTTCTGGCTGCCTCCCATCGACCAATCGGGCCCCAGCGCGACGGTGACGCCGGCGGCCATCGCGGCCGGGATGTCCGTCGTCTTACCGTAGAGCGCGACGTTGGAGGCGGGCGACCAGGTGAGCTTCATCCCAGCCGAGGCCATGGTCTGGAACTGGGTGGCGGTGAACGCCGTGCCGTGGGTGATGGTGGTCTTCGGCGCCAGCAGGCAGCCGTCCGGATCGGTGACCGTGTTCAGCGTCGAAAACTCGTTCAACGCGACGCTGTCCACGCCCTCTCCGACGTGGATCAGGTACGCGTCCGTGGCGCCGCTGGTGAAGTTGGCGCAGACGCCGTTGGCGCTGGACGCGGACGGCGGGAAGATCGCGCTGGTCTGGATCTTGTCGCCCGGGAGGTCGTTCTGAGTGACGTCGATTGACCGGGACAGCGACGCGAAGCAGGCGCTCGAGGTGCCAGGCAGGCCCACGATCGACGTGGTCCCGGCGATCATCCCCTTCAGCTCTCCCCACTTGTCCATCTCGCAGTCGAGGGCTCCGGTGCCATCGTAGGTCTGAGGGCACCAGATGGGTTTGCCCTGCGAGGCGTCCTCCAGGCACTGCTTGTAGTCGAGCATCAGGCCGTACTCGGCTTCGGCGGGCCACTGGTTGTGGTTCTTGTAGCGACACACGTTGTCGACGCAGTCGCACTTCCCCCCGGAGCAGTAACCCGTGGCGCAGTTGGCCGCGCTGGAGCAGTTCGCGGGGATCTGCGGCACCCAATCGTCGTTGTCGAAGATGTCGAAGAGGATGTGGTTGTGCGTGTCGATCAGACCTGGGGCGATGATGCCGTTGGTGTCGATGACCGTCGCGCCCGTCGCGCCGCTCTGGCCCGCGCACGTCGTGCCCGGCGCCGCGCAGGTGATGGTGTCGCTCTCGACCAGCACCTGGCCGTCGTAGGTCGTGTCGGGGGTGACCACCGTCCCGATCAAGAGGAAGCGGTTCGTGGCGCCGGGGATGATCGTGGCGTCGCCCCCGACGTTGCCGCTACCGCCCGTTCCACCGCCGCCGGTCCCACCGCCGCTCGGCGCCCCGCCACCGCCCGCCGCGCCAGCAACTCCACCCGTGCCGCCCGCGACGCCGCCGCTACCTGCCAGCCCGGCGCTGCCGGCGAGACCGCCCGTACCGCCGTTGCCTCCTGTGCCACCCCCGCCGGTGTTGCCGACGTTGCCGAAGTTGCCGCCGCCGCCGGTGCCGCCTCCGCCACCGGACGAGCCGTCGCTGCCACAGCTCGGCAAGACCACGAAACCGAGCAAGGCGATCGGGAGGAAAATGGCGCGCCGCATAGCCTGAGGAAAGCTCGACTTCGGAGCCGAGGCAAGCCAGCGTTCCCGCGCAGCCCTGAAGTCCGCGATACTGGCCGCCAACCTCGAGCGCTTCGCCCGCTCAGCCGCTCTTGTTGCGCGTCGCTTCGTCGGGGAAGCCAAAGTGGACCGGATCGACGCCGGCCTGGTAGTCGCAGAACTGCTCGTACTTGCCGGTCTTCGCGATCGTCGCAGCGTCCGCCGTGCAGTAGGGGCAGGTCGCGTGCTCCGCCGTCGAGAACATCTGACCGGTGCGCCGGCAGCGCAGGGTCTCGAGCTTCACCTTGGCGTCATCCGACATGGCCGCACCTCACGCTCCGGTCAGCATAGCGACCTGGTGTACGACCGCCTGCGCAAGTTTTGCTTGATGCGTGTATCCTGCTCGAAACGACCGATGCGCTCGCTCGCCGCCGTCCTGCTGCTGCCGCTCGCGCTCGGCTGCGGTGACTCGAGCGACGCGGTGTCCGAACCTGGCGACGCGGGCCCTTCGATCGACGCTGGCTCGGACGCACCGAGCGTGCCCGACGCAGGTGTGGACGCTCCGCGCGTGGTGCTCGGCGACGACGGCAAGCCGCCACCCTGGCGCTGGGACGAGCAGGTCGCGCGAGTCCTGGATTCGAGCACGCTCGCGCCGAGCATGGGCTACACCCCGCCTGCGGGCACCGAAGCCTACGCGGCACTCGTCCAGGAGAACGCGCTGGGGCTCGCCTACGCCTACTTCGACTACGGCGGCGGCGCCTTCGCGCAGTCGTTCTGGCCGGCGTCCACCGTCAAGCTCTTGTCGTCGCTGGCGGCTCTCGACTGGGTCGGGAGCCAGGGCTTCAGCGGCGCCGCGACCGTCAAGTGGGACAGCGGCTTCTCGGACACGGTCAACGCCATCGTGGATCGCGCCATCCGCATCAGCTCCAACGAGGACTACGACCGCACCATCCGCATCGCGGGCTTCGATCAGCTGAACGCCGTGTGGCTGTCGCCCGAGCGAGGCTTTCCCGAGACGACGATCAAGGCCGCCTACGCCGGCTTCGAGGTGAAGAACCCGCCCGGATACACGCTGACAGAGGGCGGGAACGTGAAGGTGATCCCGCCGCGAGCGGCGACCGGAAGCTATCCGTGCGCTAGCGGCAAGAACAACTGCGCGAACCTGTTCGAGCTGACCGAGGCCGTGCGGCGTGTCGTGCTCCGCGAGCTGATCCCGGCCGGCGAACGCTTCGACTTGGCCCCGGCTGACCTGATCGTGCTCGACGACGCTTTGTGCAAGGCGACGCCCTCGTTCTTCGCCAAAGGGGTGAGCGCCGCGCTCGGGCCAGGCGCGAGCATTTGCCACAAGCCCGGCTGGGTGCCGGGCTCCGATTCGCTCGACCACGGCGTGATCGAGGCCGCCGACGGTCGTCGTTTTCTGCTCGCCGCTGCCGTGCCCGATCCCGGAGACTCGTCGTCGCAAGCGGTGCTCGCCACTTTGGCCGAGAAGATCCTGGGGGTGATCGGCAGCGCCGCCGTTGCTCCGTTCTTCCTGCAGCCGACCGCGGGGGCCGAGCTCAGGGTGAAGAGAGACGCCGGCGGGCTTCGACTCCAGGGCGACGACATCGACGGCTTCGAGCTCTCCTTCGACGGCCAGGCGGTGAGCGTCGCGCCGAGCGACGGTGACACGTTCTTCGCCAGCGCGGAGCCCACCGAGTGGCAGGGCAAGCTGGTGACGCTCCGGGGGTACCAAGGCGGGCAGCTCGCGGGCGTGCGCAACCTGGTGCTGGACTAGTGGGTGTCCCTAATTCGCGCTCCGCTGGCGGCAGTAAGCGCCACGCGACGCTTCCGTTCGGTCGAAACGGCGGGCGCCGGCCCCGGCCGGTCTTCGCACTCACGCCTCACTTTCGGATCGAGATCTGATCATGACCAGACTGTTCAAGTGATTCCGGGGCTCGGCTGACCGCCGAGCGGCGCGAATCGAGCCGCTCGGTCGCACACCGAACTAGGGACACCCCCTAGGCGCTACCGCCGCCGGTGATGCGCGCCACGCTGAAGCCCGCGGCCTTCGCCAGCCCCTCCGCCGAAGGCCGGCCACAACCGGAGCAGCTCTGGCAGTGGCCCGGCAAGGCGCTGGGCGGACCGCCGTAGCGCGCGAGGCCCAGCGCGCGCAGGCTCGCGGCTTCGTGCGCCGGCAGCTCGCGCACCTGCCCGAGCTGGCGCGCCGCGAGCAGCACCTTGGCGGTGTGCTCCATGGTCTCGAGCCGGCAGAAGGCCTCGAGCAGATCGCGCCCGACGCACACCGCGCCGTGGCGGTCCATCATCACCGCGTCGTGGGAGTGAACCGCGTCGCCGACGAGCCGCGCCAGCGCCTCGGTGCCGGTGCGCTGGTACTCCAGAGTGGGGATGCTGCCGATGGTCAGCACCACCTCGGGCAACACGCACTGCGCCATGGAGACGCCTGCCACGGTGAACGCGACGCAAGTGGGCGGATGGGCGTGGACCACCGCCTCCACGTCCGGCCGCGCGTCGTAGCACGCCAGGTGCATCGCCATCTCGCTGGTCGGCTCGCCGCGCCCTCGCAGCTTGCGCCCGGTGCGGTCGATGACCACCAGGTCGTCGTCCGCCAGCATGCCCTTGTGACAGCCGGCTCGGGTGCAGAGCACGGCAGCGTCCCCGAGCTTCACGCTCAGGTTGCCGTCGAGCCCCACGAGCAGGTGCCGCTCGTAGGTGAGCCGCGCGAAGCTGAGGAGCGCGCGGCGCAGCGCGGTTTCGGGCTGGCGGAACATCGGGCGGCGGATGCTACCAGGCAATCGACCGGGCCGGCGAGACCGCGTTGGAACCGGGATGTTAGAGTGGTCCGCTCGTTCGAGATGGACCACCTGGTTCGACAAGCGGAGAGGCGCGTGGGGACGGTGCTCCGGGAGCGCTGGACCATCGACGCCTTGATCGGGGTCGGGGCGATGGCCGCCGTCTACAAGGCCACCCACCGCAACGGCAACGAGGTCGCCGTCAAGGTGCTGCACGCCGAGGTCTCCAACGACCAGGGCATCAAGAAGCGCTTCCAGCGCGAGGGTTACGTCGCCAACCGGGTCAAACACCGCGGCGCGGTCACCGTCTTCGACGACGACACGACCGAGAGCGGCTGCCCCTTCCTGGTCATGGAGCTCCTGCACGGAGAGAACGTCGAGGCGCGCCGCGAGCGGCTGGGCGGGTTCGTCCCGCTGCCGGAGGTCTTGGGGATCGCCGATCAGGTGCTCGACGTTCTGGCCGCTGCGCACGAGCAAGGCATCATCCACCGCGACGTGAAGCCGGAGAACTTGTTCCTCACCTCCGAAGGCGTGGTCAAGGTCCTGGACTTCGGCATCGCCCGCCTCCAGTCGGCGCAGCAGAACACCAGCCTGACCATGGTGGGTGCGATGCTGGGCACGCCCGGCTTCCTCGCTCCAGAGCAGGCGCGCGGGATGACGCAGGCCATCGATCACCAGACCGACCTTTGGGGCGTCGGAGCCACGCTGTTCACTTTGCTCTGCGGCCAGCACGTGCAGCAGGCCAAGACAGCTGACGAGTCGATGGTGCTGGCGGCGACGACACCCGCGCGCTCGCTCGGGAGCGTCTTGCCGGATCTGGATCCCGACGTGGTGGTGCTGGTGGACAAGGCGCTGGCGTGGGACAAGCGCGAGCGCTTCGCGGACGCGAGGAGCATGCAGCACGAGCTGCGCCGAGTCGCCGCGCGAGTCCTGGGCGGGAACGCGGCGAGCCCCAAGCTCGACCTCGAGCTCTCCGGTGCGCTGTCGAGCCCCATCGTGCCCTCCGAGCCGGAGCCACCGACGCGGGTCATCCGCCTCTCCGAGGACTCGAGCCCGGAGCTCGACGCCCGTCGGGCCGTGCCGGTGTCCGAGGAGCCCGCCACGCGCCGTCAGCCGGCGGCCGCCGCCGAGCGTCCGACCCGGCCGCCGCAGCCCGGGCTGCCGCCGCCCACCCTCGCGGTGCTCGCGGGTGTCGCAGCGCTGCTGGCGCTCGTGCTCGGCGTGGTGGTGCTCGCCGCGGTGATCGTCGGCGTGACGTTGAGAACCAAGGGATCCGCACCGGCGCCGAGCGCCACGGCGACGCGCTGAGGATGCGGAGATGCCGAGAGCATCACCTGCACGTACTGCTGCTCAGCGGCTCGCGCCGCCCCGGCGCCGGCGCAGGCCGAAGAGCAGGAGCCCGAGCGCCGCGAGCTGCCAACCCTGGCCCTGAGGACGTGCGCTGCACGCGCAGCCCGAGGCGGGTTCTTCGTCGTTCTCGACGTCCGGGGTGACGCCGGGCGAGCCGCCGCTGCCGATCGCCCCGCCGCTGCCTCCGATGGCGCCCGCGTCGGCGCCTCCCGCGCCGCCGGTCACGCCGCCATCCGCGCCCTCGTAGCTCAGCTTCAGGTACGGCGCAGCGGTCGCCGAGCCTTCCTTGGAGAAGAAGTGGGTGCCGTTCGTGTCCGTGACGGGCGACACTACCGCGAAGCTGTAGGTCCCAGGTCCGGTGATCGCGCTCCCCAGATCCAAGGACACCGTCTCGTCCACCCCCGCCGGCCCGATGCGCCCGAGCGACGCGCCCGCGGTGGGCGGCCGCGCGTTCCAGGTGAGGGTCGTCTCGGACCACTGGTTGCTCGGGACCGCGTAGACCTCGCCGCCCGCGCCGTTCGCGAAGGACTCGGTACGCGTGTGCATGAACAGGCGTGCGCTCGTGACCTTGCCGGCGCTCGGCGGCAC contains:
- a CDS encoding peptidoglycan DD-metalloendopeptidase family protein; this encodes MPLSLRFGTLSPLSILLAAATFACAPDRPAEPPAAARVCPAPPACPEPKAPAIAALAGVDAVSAKVVEHFNAGDAKALFASFDPRMREAIPEDKAKSVREQLFAAKGKILGVEKLQQGSSERTGLYRARAERGEWHLSVTIDSEGRIAGLFFKEPPAPAPPVAKSAAALGLPFAGQWLVAWGGDRVELNQHVDHPSQRRAADLLVADNAGKTHRGDGKKNEDYFAYGKEILAVADGVVHTVIDGVPENAPGEMNRYVAPGNEVILKHAEGSFSLYAHLIPGKIRVKVGQKVKRGAVLGSCGNSGNSSEPHLHFQLQDGPLFEKSWGIEPIFQDVPVTRDGKSEVMKEYTWLKGDRVGKAK
- a CDS encoding amidohydrolase family protein, with product MRRAIFLPIALLGFVVLPSCGSDGSSGGGGGTGGGGNFGNVGNTGGGGTGGNGGTGGLAGSAGLAGSGGVAGGTGGVAGAAGGGGAPSGGGTGGGGTGGSGNVGGDATIIPGATNRFLLIGTVVTPDTTYDGQVLVESDTITCAAPGTTCAGQSGATGATVIDTNGIIAPGLIDTHNHILFDIFDNDDWVPQIPANCSSAANCATGYCSGGKCDCVDNVCRYKNHNQWPAEAEYGLMLDYKQCLEDASQGKPIWCPQTYDGTGALDCEMDKWGELKGMIAGTTSIVGLPGTSSACFASLSRSIDVTQNDLPGDKIQTSAIFPPSASSANGVCANFTSGATDAYLIHVGEGVDSVALNEFSTLNTVTDPDGCLLAPKTTITHGTAFTATQFQTMASAGMKLTWSPASNVALYGKTTDIPAAMAAGVTVALGPDWSMGGSQNMLDELRFADNWDNTRWGDKITTKQIVQMATKNGASALGLSAVLGSIAPNLKADLFVVGGDVTKPYDAIVAARPKDVRLVMVGGVPLFGDDQLKAAGPANPGCETQDICGRSKFLCVAEPSSASKLNQTYAQIKTALDNALVDLDNIAELPASSCSQACSASQGCFKRTSVAQVAASACTPACGAGQACFQTSTSAVGCLSVNACAPKKTKTFTPVAPVVKCN
- a CDS encoding class II aldolase/adducin family protein codes for the protein MFRQPETALRRALLSFARLTYERHLLVGLDGNLSVKLGDAAVLCTRAGCHKGMLADDDLVVIDRTGRKLRGRGEPTSEMAMHLACYDARPDVEAVVHAHPPTCVAFTVAGVSMAQCVLPEVVLTIGSIPTLEYQRTGTEALARLVGDAVHSHDAVMMDRHGAVCVGRDLLEAFCRLETMEHTAKVLLAARQLGQVRELPAHEAASLRALGLARYGGPPSALPGHCQSCSGCGRPSAEGLAKAAGFSVARITGGGSA
- a CDS encoding serine/threonine protein kinase gives rise to the protein MGTVLRERWTIDALIGVGAMAAVYKATHRNGNEVAVKVLHAEVSNDQGIKKRFQREGYVANRVKHRGAVTVFDDDTTESGCPFLVMELLHGENVEARRERLGGFVPLPEVLGIADQVLDVLAAAHEQGIIHRDVKPENLFLTSEGVVKVLDFGIARLQSAQQNTSLTMVGAMLGTPGFLAPEQARGMTQAIDHQTDLWGVGATLFTLLCGQHVQQAKTADESMVLAATTPARSLGSVLPDLDPDVVVLVDKALAWDKRERFADARSMQHELRRVAARVLGGNAASPKLDLELSGALSSPIVPSEPEPPTRVIRLSEDSSPELDARRAVPVSEEPATRRQPAAAAERPTRPPQPGLPPPTLAVLAGVAALLALVLGVVVLAAVIVGVTLRTKGSAPAPSATATR